From the genome of Bacteroides sp. MSB163, one region includes:
- a CDS encoding formylglycine-generating enzyme family protein, which yields MKVYHLLNTCLALIAGCIMFTSCSDDDDPLKGGIALSTQNITSPEGATVTQNALTVDGKGGTFSIPLTCGLEDYDLDITYTVVVPAKDATWCKATITGNKLNIEVSVSKDAQSRSTTATLTAVATGAEIAPLELTINQGAKITPKGEVILKTDQMTAPANVKLEGGLLDISYVGGDVTIPVGTTLEDQTIDVEYALTVPEDAKWFIADLTGGTLNIRISPTAAKSDNTADITIAAAGKTEETEISSLRLSVKQAKLNSSMDMVVVEGGTFKFGEGKDYTQSYTHDVTVSSFYIATTEITQKLYNEIMGENPSDKKFRGDNYPVNKVDWAKACEFCNKLSEKEGLTPAYKQEGTIRIEDIWFGGVTEIPNYIYDPATVSNGYRIPTSAEWEFAAKGGNEGCKNLTVFSGSDNYSEVGWWQDNSAVGGSASLHEVGKLKANQLRIYDMSGNVGEWCYDYGVPYGYEYSLEPETDPIGPAENLNDTKIYRGGYFSTYDTKGKVYYTDKMDPTATYDTIGFRVVRTIK from the coding sequence ATGAAAGTTTATCATTTGCTCAACACATGCCTGGCATTGATTGCCGGTTGCATAATGTTCACTTCATGTAGTGATGACGACGATCCGCTAAAAGGCGGCATCGCACTCAGTACCCAAAACATTACTTCCCCCGAAGGGGCGACTGTGACTCAAAATGCACTTACCGTAGATGGCAAGGGAGGTACTTTCTCCATTCCATTAACCTGCGGTCTGGAAGATTACGACCTTGACATTACTTATACAGTTGTAGTTCCTGCCAAAGATGCCACATGGTGTAAAGCTACTATTACCGGCAATAAACTGAACATTGAAGTCAGTGTTTCCAAAGATGCGCAAAGTCGCTCCACCACTGCAACGCTGACAGCAGTAGCTACCGGTGCCGAGATCGCTCCACTGGAACTGACAATCAACCAGGGTGCCAAGATTACTCCAAAAGGAGAAGTGATTTTGAAAACAGATCAGATGACTGCACCTGCCAACGTTAAACTGGAAGGAGGACTACTCGACATTTCTTATGTCGGTGGTGATGTGACAATACCGGTAGGCACTACTTTGGAGGATCAGACCATTGATGTGGAATATGCGCTAACCGTTCCTGAAGATGCCAAATGGTTCATCGCTGACTTAACCGGAGGAACACTGAACATCCGGATATCTCCCACAGCTGCCAAATCAGATAATACTGCAGATATCACCATCGCCGCAGCAGGTAAAACGGAAGAAACAGAAATCTCCTCCCTGCGACTGAGTGTAAAGCAAGCCAAACTGAACAGTAGCATGGACATGGTAGTAGTGGAAGGAGGAACCTTTAAGTTCGGAGAAGGAAAAGACTATACCCAAAGTTACACACACGACGTCACCGTGAGCAGTTTCTATATCGCTACGACTGAAATTACGCAAAAACTGTATAATGAGATTATGGGTGAGAATCCTTCAGATAAGAAATTCAGAGGAGACAATTATCCCGTAAATAAAGTAGACTGGGCCAAAGCCTGCGAATTCTGTAACAAACTGAGTGAAAAAGAAGGACTGACTCCCGCTTACAAACAAGAAGGTACCATCAGAATAGAGGACATTTGGTTCGGAGGAGTCACAGAAATTCCAAACTACATCTATGATCCGGCCACTGTGTCCAACGGTTACAGAATTCCGACTTCAGCCGAATGGGAATTCGCCGCTAAGGGAGGTAATGAAGGTTGCAAGAATCTAACAGTCTTTTCCGGCAGTGATAACTATAGTGAAGTAGGTTGGTGGCAAGATAACTCAGCTGTCGGCGGTAGTGCTTCGCTGCACGAAGTTGGCAAGCTAAAAGCCAATCAATTAAGAATTTATGATATGAGCGGAAATGTCGGTGAGTGGTGCTACGACTATGGTGTGCCTTACGGTTATGAATATTCCCTGGAACCGGAAACGGATCCGATTGGTCCTGCCGAAAACCTCAATGATACAAAAATCTACAGGGGTGGCTATTTCTCTACATACGACACTAAAGGAAAAGTATATTACACTGACAAGATGGATCCTACAGCAACATATGACACCATCGGTTTCCGCGTAGTAAGAACCATTAAATAA
- a CDS encoding RNA polymerase sigma-70 factor, with product MIICLFAHRFIYYSILLRVKDKTGIDILFKEYYPQLYYYAYHLINDIEASKDIVSDAFEFLWNNYDKVNKATVKSYLYTYVRNKSIDYLRHQNVHQQFVQLYTDLTQDYVETDYQEWDEKMLAIQKAMQKLTPHTKHILEECYVEKKKYQEVAEELNISVSAVRKHIVKALQVIRKECLINHKEGV from the coding sequence ATTATTATTTGTTTATTTGCACATCGATTTATTTACTATTCAATACTTTTACGTGTGAAAGATAAAACCGGCATTGATATTCTTTTCAAAGAATATTATCCTCAACTATATTATTATGCTTATCATTTGATAAACGATATAGAGGCTAGTAAAGACATTGTGAGCGATGCTTTCGAGTTTCTGTGGAATAACTATGACAAAGTGAACAAAGCAACGGTCAAGTCCTATTTATATACATACGTGCGCAACAAAAGTATTGATTATCTCCGACATCAAAATGTGCATCAGCAGTTCGTACAATTATATACTGACCTTACCCAAGACTATGTAGAAACCGATTATCAAGAATGGGACGAGAAAATGTTGGCCATTCAGAAAGCTATGCAAAAACTCACTCCACATACCAAACATATTTTAGAAGAATGCTATGTAGAAAAAAAGAAATATCAGGAAGTGGCCGAAGAATTGAATATCAGTGTAAGTGCAGTCAGGAAGCATATCGTGAAAGCACTGCAAGTGATACGTAAAGAATGTTTAATAAATCATAAAGAGGGTGTCTGA
- a CDS encoding FecR family protein, which translates to MSKEIDNIKLEASIEKAIDAMEPSTDITDEQLQEMLLDKESRQAAQDILDTQFFLHTEKKDMQLNVEAELARFKKRHQKQNIHTFWKTSISIAASIALCIGIYHYISHQRETTNTAPVIVFTADNSPQQVILDKGDGERIVLAEHQANTPQKVQSASKELSYPSKTKDVILHTHTLTVPRGETFKITLCDGTEVWLNANTHFVYPTTFVGKERTVTLNGEAYFKVAKDTERPFIVKTPHIQTRVLGTEFNIRSYSPEDTHVVLISGKVEVSNTKNNAYTRLIPGEDAHLQPDGNFIMTEVDLDSYIYWKDGFFYFDDVTLKDIMENIGRWYNVNIEFRNPDAMKYKMHFVSDRTKQLEHTLKLLNQMKKVTATIRNNTIVID; encoded by the coding sequence ATGAGTAAAGAAATTGATAACATAAAGTTGGAAGCCTCTATTGAGAAGGCAATTGATGCTATGGAGCCTTCTACAGATATCACAGACGAACAATTACAGGAGATGCTTCTGGACAAGGAAAGCAGACAGGCAGCCCAAGATATTCTAGATACCCAGTTTTTTCTGCATACCGAAAAAAAAGATATGCAACTGAATGTAGAAGCCGAACTTGCCCGCTTCAAAAAAAGACACCAAAAACAAAATATACATACTTTCTGGAAAACAAGTATCAGTATTGCTGCGTCCATTGCCCTTTGCATCGGGATTTATCACTACATCAGTCATCAGCGGGAGACAACAAACACAGCGCCCGTTATTGTATTCACTGCCGACAACTCACCCCAACAAGTGATTTTAGATAAAGGAGATGGAGAAAGAATTGTACTGGCAGAACATCAGGCCAATACTCCTCAAAAAGTACAATCCGCCTCTAAAGAACTTAGTTATCCTTCTAAAACGAAGGATGTAATATTGCACACGCATACCCTCACAGTGCCCAGAGGAGAAACCTTTAAAATTACTTTATGTGATGGTACTGAAGTCTGGTTAAATGCCAACACTCATTTCGTTTACCCTACCACCTTCGTAGGAAAAGAACGCACAGTAACCTTGAATGGAGAAGCATACTTTAAAGTTGCCAAAGACACAGAACGTCCATTCATCGTCAAAACGCCTCATATACAAACCCGGGTATTGGGAACAGAGTTCAATATACGAAGTTACTCGCCGGAAGACACCCATGTTGTTCTGATCAGCGGAAAGGTAGAAGTCAGCAATACAAAAAATAACGCCTATACACGTCTGATTCCCGGAGAAGATGCCCATCTGCAACCTGACGGAAATTTCATTATGACCGAGGTGGATTTAGACTCATATATCTATTGGAAAGACGGCTTTTTCTATTTCGATGATGTCACTTTGAAAGATATTATGGAAAATATCGGGCGATGGTACAACGTAAACATCGAATTCAGAAATCCGGATGCTATGAAATATAAAATGCATTTCGTTTCTGACCGGACAAAGCAATTGGAGCATACCTTAAAGTTACTTAATCAAATGAAAAAGGTAACAGCTACCATAAGAAACAATACAATAGTTATAGACTGA
- a CDS encoding zinc-binding metallopeptidase — protein MKKYIYTLLFAASIVLGACSEDKLDSHSIFDTESPERNAFDTWLLLNYVVPYNIQFNYKYIDKESDNTYNLIPAEYDKCVAMAKLTKYLWIDSYNELLGETFIKTYCPRMIQLIGSKAYNSQGSVVLGTAEGGLKITLYNVNELNANSPDIDFLNTWFFKTMHHEFAHILHQTKNYSTDFNLISTDYQGPSWLNLESDEVANTMGFITRYASFSPDEDFVEIISNYITHDAGYWENVLNNGGALGKIKLQKKFDIVRKYLKDSWSIDIDKLRDIVQRRSGSLSEVDLENL, from the coding sequence ATGAAAAAATATATCTATACTTTATTGTTTGCCGCTTCCATTGTTTTGGGAGCATGCAGCGAAGACAAATTAGACAGTCACAGTATTTTCGATACAGAATCTCCTGAACGGAATGCATTCGATACTTGGTTATTACTCAACTATGTCGTTCCGTACAACATTCAGTTCAACTATAAATATATCGATAAGGAGTCAGACAATACGTACAATCTGATTCCTGCCGAATACGACAAATGTGTTGCCATGGCCAAACTGACCAAGTATCTTTGGATAGATTCCTACAACGAATTACTCGGAGAGACATTCATCAAGACCTATTGTCCGCGAATGATTCAGTTAATCGGTTCAAAAGCATACAACAGCCAAGGTTCAGTGGTACTGGGAACGGCTGAAGGTGGTTTGAAAATCACTTTGTACAATGTAAACGAACTGAATGCCAATAGTCCGGATATTGATTTTCTGAACACCTGGTTCTTTAAAACCATGCACCATGAGTTTGCACATATCTTACATCAAACAAAGAATTATTCTACAGACTTCAACCTGATTTCAACCGATTACCAGGGACCAAGTTGGTTAAACCTGGAGAGTGACGAGGTTGCCAACACAATGGGATTCATAACCCGTTACGCAAGTTTCTCACCCGATGAAGATTTCGTGGAAATCATTTCCAATTATATAACCCACGATGCCGGTTATTGGGAAAACGTGCTGAATAACGGCGGAGCCCTCGGCAAAATAAAACTGCAGAAAAAGTTTGATATCGTGAGAAAATATCTGAAAGACAGTTGGAGCATTGACATTGACAAGTTGCGCGACATCGTACAACGCCGCTCCGGCTCATTGTCTGAAGTTGATTTAGAAAACCTTTAA
- a CDS encoding SusC/RagA family TonB-linked outer membrane protein — protein MRRKWYLFITCIACICLLSPQANAQTTTTKTEITIEFNNERLPSLLKRLEKVSGYKILFTYDDVKKYTVSGSAKNKGIKEILEIILNDKPLEYHIEDQFITITSKNSKQPKIFDVTGTVISQDDGLPLIGATILIKGSKTGVLTDIDGRFHIEKVASNSILQFSYIGMVPQEVKASPKMDITLVSDVQTLSEVVVTGMQKMDKRLFTGAATKLSAENIKLDGIPEISRALEGRAAGVSVQNVSGTFGTAPKIRVRGATSIYGSSKPLWVVDGVIMEDVTEVDADNLSSGDAVTLISSAIAGLNADDIESFQILKDGSATSIYGARAMAGVIVVTTKKGKAGSSKITYTGEYTMRLKPNYRHFNILNSQEQMGVYKELDNAGYLNLADMYRASNSGIYGKMYHLINDYDAKTDSYGLMNTEEARNQYLQEAEFRNTNWFDLLFNNSISQNHAISFSTGTEKASYYTSLSIMNDPGWTKKSEVKRYTANVNALYHISKALSLNLISNASYRKQKAPGTLSSSVDPVSGEVKRDFDINPYSYALNTSRTLDPDAYYVRNYAPFNILHELDNNYIDLNVTDLKFQGELKWKPINKIELSALGAYKTSMTTQSHTIKDYSNQAWAFRAMDDATMRQANPWLYTDPENANTLPVSVLPVGGFYRETKYSMDSYDFRGTASYNDVYNENHIFNFFGGMEINAVNRQRTWFNGVGMQYEMGMLPAYEYQYFKQGSEENAQYYTVERTRQREVSFFGTATYSYQGKYTLNGTLRYEGSNKLGKSRSARWLPTWNLSAAWNAHEEKFWQPLLDYVSNMTLKASYSLTADRGPASASNSRAIIQSYNTWRPFTSIKESGLRVVNIENQELTYEKKHELNIGAEIGFLNNRINLAVDWYKRDNYDLIGIINTKGTGGQLTKLANVASMKSHGIEFTLSTQNIRKKDFSWNTDFIFSNTKNEVTDLQSNSSVIEMISGSGFALEGYPVRSLFSMDFRGLNESGYPTFINEDGNLTVSNINFQERIKKGHLIYEGPTDPTITGSFGNSFKYKNFLLNLFITYSFGNVIRLDPVFHNQYSDLDAMPREFINRWTKGGDEKYTDIPVIADKRANQQDPYLSYAYNAYNYSTARIAKGDFIRMKEISLTYNFPKKLIVKAGVSDLSLKLQATNAFLIYSDKKLNGQDPEFFNTGGVASPVPQQFTLTLRLGI, from the coding sequence ATGAGAAGAAAATGGTATTTATTTATCACTTGTATTGCATGTATTTGCCTCTTGTCACCCCAAGCAAATGCACAAACAACTACAACTAAAACGGAGATTACAATTGAGTTCAATAATGAACGTCTACCTTCTTTATTGAAACGTTTGGAAAAGGTATCGGGATATAAAATCCTGTTCACGTATGACGATGTCAAAAAGTACACTGTGTCCGGTTCTGCCAAGAACAAAGGAATTAAAGAAATACTGGAAATCATCCTGAACGATAAACCTTTGGAGTATCATATAGAAGATCAATTTATCACCATCACTTCCAAGAACTCCAAACAACCTAAAATTTTCGATGTCACAGGAACCGTTATTTCACAAGATGACGGATTGCCATTGATCGGTGCCACCATTCTGATTAAAGGAAGCAAAACGGGAGTTCTAACCGACATTGACGGACGGTTCCATATTGAAAAAGTAGCCAGCAATTCGATCCTGCAATTCTCTTATATCGGTATGGTGCCCCAAGAAGTAAAGGCCTCTCCTAAAATGGACATCACACTGGTATCTGACGTACAGACACTATCGGAAGTAGTAGTTACCGGTATGCAAAAGATGGATAAACGGTTATTTACGGGTGCCGCCACAAAACTCTCAGCAGAGAACATCAAGCTGGATGGTATACCCGAAATCAGCCGTGCACTGGAAGGGCGTGCAGCCGGCGTATCCGTCCAGAACGTATCAGGCACTTTCGGTACCGCCCCTAAAATCCGTGTACGCGGAGCAACTTCCATATACGGTAGTTCCAAGCCGTTATGGGTAGTGGATGGAGTCATTATGGAAGATGTAACCGAGGTAGATGCAGATAATTTGTCTTCGGGAGATGCCGTCACACTCATCAGCTCTGCCATTGCCGGATTAAATGCAGATGATATTGAGAGCTTCCAGATATTAAAAGACGGTTCTGCCACCTCTATTTATGGAGCCCGGGCTATGGCCGGAGTAATCGTTGTTACTACTAAGAAAGGAAAAGCCGGAAGCAGCAAAATCACCTATACCGGAGAATACACAATGAGATTAAAGCCCAACTACAGGCATTTCAATATCTTGAATTCGCAAGAACAGATGGGCGTTTATAAAGAGCTGGACAATGCGGGATATTTGAATCTTGCCGATATGTACCGGGCCTCAAACAGCGGTATATACGGAAAAATGTATCATCTGATCAACGATTACGATGCAAAGACTGATTCATACGGGTTGATGAATACGGAAGAAGCACGTAACCAGTACCTGCAGGAAGCAGAATTCAGAAATACAAACTGGTTTGACCTGCTGTTTAATAACAGCATCTCACAAAACCATGCCATCAGTTTTTCTACCGGTACTGAAAAAGCATCTTACTACACTTCATTAAGTATCATGAATGATCCGGGATGGACTAAAAAAAGCGAAGTAAAGCGTTATACTGCCAATGTAAACGCACTATACCATATCAGCAAAGCCTTATCACTCAATTTAATCAGCAATGCTTCTTACCGTAAGCAGAAAGCTCCGGGAACATTAAGTTCTTCCGTCGACCCTGTCAGTGGCGAAGTGAAGCGCGACTTTGACATCAACCCATACAGTTACGCCCTGAACACCTCACGTACACTGGACCCTGATGCCTACTATGTACGCAACTATGCGCCTTTCAACATTCTGCATGAACTGGATAACAACTACATCGACTTAAACGTAACCGATCTTAAATTTCAGGGAGAACTGAAATGGAAACCTATTAATAAAATCGAGTTATCCGCTTTGGGAGCCTACAAAACTTCCATGACTACACAGTCACACACCATCAAAGATTATTCAAATCAAGCATGGGCTTTCCGCGCTATGGACGACGCTACGATGCGCCAGGCAAATCCATGGCTTTATACCGATCCGGAAAATGCCAACACACTGCCTGTTTCTGTGCTGCCAGTGGGAGGATTTTACAGAGAGACAAAATATTCAATGGATAGCTATGATTTCCGTGGAACAGCCAGCTACAATGATGTATATAATGAAAACCATATCTTCAATTTCTTCGGAGGTATGGAAATCAATGCTGTAAACCGCCAAAGAACCTGGTTCAACGGAGTCGGTATGCAATATGAAATGGGAATGCTTCCGGCCTACGAATACCAGTACTTCAAACAAGGCAGTGAAGAAAACGCCCAATACTATACCGTAGAAAGAACCCGTCAGCGCGAAGTCTCATTCTTCGGTACAGCAACCTATTCTTACCAAGGCAAATACACCTTGAACGGTACGTTGCGATACGAAGGTTCCAATAAACTGGGTAAAAGCAGATCGGCACGCTGGCTTCCCACCTGGAACTTATCAGCCGCCTGGAATGCCCATGAAGAGAAATTCTGGCAACCTCTGCTCGACTACGTTTCAAATATGACCCTGAAAGCCTCCTACTCTCTGACTGCTGACCGTGGCCCGGCTTCGGCCAGTAACTCCCGGGCTATCATTCAAAGTTATAACACCTGGCGTCCGTTCACTTCCATCAAAGAGTCCGGTCTGAGAGTTGTAAATATAGAAAACCAGGAGCTTACTTACGAGAAAAAGCATGAGTTGAATATCGGAGCGGAAATAGGCTTTCTGAATAACCGCATTAATCTGGCTGTCGACTGGTACAAACGCGACAATTACGACCTGATAGGTATCATCAATACCAAAGGAACCGGCGGACAACTCACAAAACTGGCCAATGTAGCCAGCATGAAATCACATGGTATTGAGTTCACCTTATCTACACAGAACATCAGGAAGAAGGATTTCAGCTGGAATACGGATTTTATCTTCTCAAATACCAAGAATGAAGTAACCGATCTCCAATCCAATTCTTCGGTAATCGAGATGATCAGTGGAAGCGGATTTGCATTGGAAGGTTATCCTGTCCGCTCTCTGTTCTCCATGGATTTCCGCGGATTGAATGAGAGTGGCTATCCTACCTTCATTAACGAAGATGGAAACCTGACAGTGAGCAACATTAACTTCCAGGAACGGATTAAGAAGGGCCATCTTATTTACGAAGGTCCAACTGACCCGACTATCACCGGAAGTTTTGGAAACAGTTTCAAATATAAGAACTTCTTGCTGAACCTCTTCATCACATATTCCTTCGGCAATGTAATCAGACTGGATCCTGTATTCCACAACCAGTACAGTGACCTCGATGCTATGCCTAGAGAATTCATAAACCGCTGGACCAAAGGCGGAGACGAGAAGTATACCGATATCCCGGTAATTGCCGATAAACGCGCCAATCAGCAGGATCCCTATCTGAGCTATGCTTACAATGCCTACAACTATTCTACGGCCCGCATAGCCAAAGGAGACTTTATCCGGATGAAAGAAATTTCTCTAACCTACAATTTCCCTAAAAAACTGATAGTTAAAGCAGGAGTCAGTGATTTGTCCTTAAAACTTCAAGCTACGAATGCATTTCTCATCTATTCGGACAAGAAGCTGAACGGGCAAGATCCTGAGTTCTTCAATACCGGTGGTGTGGCATCTCCTGTTCCCCAACAGTTCACTTTGACATTAAGATTAGGTATTTAA
- a CDS encoding DUF4302 domain-containing protein, with translation MKLTHYILSILAAGLFFSCTPKIDPIFDDTSANRIEEEIETVQEILLSSPNGWLMEYYPSSTQSYGGFNVLLNFQPGYRVTVASETAGADKTAVSTYTLKQSAGCVLSFDTYNEILHFFSDPSNSQGMGDGYGLEGDFEFTILQADEQIIRLKGKKSGSYMTMTPMSAALKWSDYLKDIKQKDKEFAEYYRLLYQDEEQSIETRLTGHTLCIYRKKGEETITEYQPFIITLTGCKFYQPVQLGNNVIEGLILNPDLGEDGTFIPSNDATGMFIPTYPSVNEMLFSRNWFFTYSGFSPYGQALWDISREALEANNDDITYCYLGSEINILGTYYAFQFICAQGHGYLAFDYELIGENKISLKFSEEGSTVGKTYYTDFKFNALITPFGNDIQRTFTLTSDDKKSPNWIKFTDVDHPENYFTAYRAVQYYPMAN, from the coding sequence ATGAAACTGACACATTATATATTATCAATTCTCGCCGCCGGGTTGTTCTTTTCATGTACGCCCAAGATAGATCCGATTTTTGACGATACTTCCGCCAACCGTATTGAGGAAGAAATAGAAACAGTACAAGAAATTCTGCTCAGTTCACCCAACGGCTGGTTAATGGAGTATTATCCCTCTTCTACGCAAAGTTACGGAGGCTTCAACGTATTGCTTAACTTCCAGCCAGGTTACCGGGTAACTGTAGCCAGTGAAACCGCAGGCGCAGACAAAACAGCAGTCAGCACCTATACCCTGAAACAAAGTGCAGGATGCGTACTTTCTTTTGACACCTATAACGAAATACTCCACTTTTTCTCCGACCCCTCCAACAGCCAAGGGATGGGAGACGGTTACGGATTGGAAGGGGATTTTGAATTCACCATACTGCAAGCCGACGAACAAATCATCCGACTGAAAGGGAAAAAGAGTGGTTCGTACATGACGATGACCCCCATGTCCGCCGCCTTGAAATGGAGCGACTACCTGAAAGACATCAAGCAAAAAGATAAAGAATTCGCCGAATATTACCGGTTACTCTATCAGGATGAAGAACAGTCTATAGAAACGCGCCTGACAGGACATACGCTTTGTATCTACCGGAAGAAAGGGGAAGAAACCATCACCGAGTATCAACCGTTCATCATCACCCTGACAGGATGTAAATTCTACCAACCCGTACAATTGGGCAATAATGTCATCGAAGGCCTGATCTTAAATCCGGACTTAGGAGAAGATGGTACATTCATCCCCTCCAATGATGCTACGGGCATGTTCATCCCCACATATCCTTCTGTCAACGAAATGCTGTTCAGCCGCAACTGGTTCTTTACCTACAGCGGATTTAGTCCTTACGGTCAGGCTTTATGGGATATATCCCGCGAAGCACTCGAAGCCAACAATGATGATATAACTTATTGCTATTTAGGCAGTGAGATTAATATTCTGGGTACTTACTATGCCTTCCAATTCATCTGTGCCCAGGGACATGGTTATCTGGCTTTCGATTACGAACTGATTGGAGAAAACAAGATTTCCCTGAAATTCTCCGAAGAAGGCTCAACCGTCGGAAAGACTTACTATACAGACTTTAAATTCAACGCATTGATCACACCGTTCGGCAATGATATCCAACGCACCTTTACATTGACGTCTGATGACAAAAAATCACCTAACTGGATTAAATTCACCGATGTCGATCATCCGGAAAACTATTTCACAGCATACAGAGCTGTACAATATTACCCAATGGCCAATTAA
- a CDS encoding RagB/SusD family nutrient uptake outer membrane protein gives MNNIRTYILLAGSLFALASCNDFLDTIPDDRTEIDSEQKITNILVSAYPEVSTILISELASDNAKDNGALYDIYGQIQRDAYLWNDMTSEDTDAPKYIWDAHYNAICSANQALQAIELMGNPENLNPQKGEALLCRAYAHFQLANLFCMPYNPQTADQELGIPYTTTPETEVMPDGIERGTLSQVYENINKDIEEGLPLINDEAYSVPKYHFNKRASYAFAARFNLYYLRFDKVIEYASTVLGDNPVNDVRNWKSFSELATDFELRCNSYIAHTEPCNLMLVTAQSSWPYVHGPYGIGLRYGNAYNILLNEILPGPWGAYNQLFMSNGIWGFEQKYSFPKVNGYFEYTDKTAGIGFLHLVNVAFSIDELLLCRAEAYLLKQAPEADKAVADINILMNSMTGKTFTKEQLINYYAARKYMPLHLKSEDDRTIKKKINPQGFTIADSDTENLIQCLLHMRRIITVHEGLRWNDIKRYGIEISHNRDGQADDVLLVNDLRRAMQIPQEVIAAGLEANPRNN, from the coding sequence ATGAATAATATAAGAACATATATATTACTGGCCGGTTCATTATTTGCATTGGCTTCTTGTAATGACTTTCTGGACACTATACCAGATGACAGAACAGAAATAGATTCCGAACAGAAAATCACCAATATACTGGTATCTGCTTATCCGGAAGTATCAACCATTCTCATCTCCGAACTTGCTTCCGACAATGCCAAGGACAACGGGGCACTGTATGACATATACGGACAGATACAACGGGATGCTTATTTATGGAATGATATGACTTCCGAGGATACTGACGCACCCAAATATATATGGGACGCACACTATAATGCCATCTGTTCGGCCAATCAAGCCCTACAGGCCATTGAGCTGATGGGAAACCCGGAAAACCTGAATCCACAGAAAGGTGAAGCGCTACTATGCCGTGCATACGCTCACTTCCAGCTTGCCAACCTATTTTGTATGCCCTATAACCCGCAGACTGCGGATCAGGAACTCGGGATACCTTACACCACAACACCCGAAACAGAAGTGATGCCCGACGGAATAGAACGGGGCACTCTAAGCCAGGTGTACGAAAACATCAACAAAGATATTGAAGAAGGGTTACCTTTGATTAACGATGAAGCATACTCTGTTCCTAAGTATCACTTCAACAAACGCGCTTCCTACGCTTTTGCAGCCCGTTTCAATCTTTATTATCTGAGATTTGACAAAGTAATAGAATATGCCAGCACCGTACTTGGCGACAACCCGGTAAATGATGTCCGTAACTGGAAAAGCTTCAGCGAACTTGCAACGGATTTCGAGCTCAGATGTAACAGCTACATCGCACATACCGAACCATGCAACCTGATGTTGGTCACCGCACAGTCTTCCTGGCCTTATGTACATGGCCCTTATGGGATAGGGCTACGTTATGGCAATGCCTATAACATCCTGCTTAATGAAATCTTACCCGGCCCGTGGGGCGCATACAACCAGCTTTTCATGTCAAATGGTATCTGGGGATTTGAGCAGAAATACTCTTTCCCGAAGGTGAACGGCTACTTTGAATATACCGATAAGACAGCCGGTATCGGCTTTCTCCATCTGGTAAATGTAGCTTTCTCCATTGACGAATTATTATTATGCCGCGCAGAAGCTTATTTATTGAAACAAGCACCGGAAGCTGATAAGGCCGTGGCAGACATTAATATACTGATGAACTCCATGACAGGCAAGACTTTCACAAAAGAACAACTGATTAATTATTACGCAGCAAGAAAGTATATGCCCCTGCACTTGAAGTCGGAAGACGATAGAACTATCAAGAAGAAAATCAACCCACAAGGATTTACAATCGCCGACAGTGATACGGAGAATCTGATTCAGTGCCTTCTTCACATGCGCCGTATCATCACTGTCCACGAAGGCCTTCGCTGGAATGATATAAAACGATACGGAATTGAAATTTCACACAACAGAGATGGACAAGCAGACGACGTATTACTGGTGAACGATCTGCGCCGCGCCATGCAAATCCCCCAAGAGGTTATTGCAGCAGGTCTGGAAGCCAATCCAAGAAACAACTAA